The segment AGATCCTGCAGAACCTGCTAAAACGGCTACGTCTTGAGCGTAATCATTTCGACCATCAAAATCCAGGAATAGGCTTTTGTTTAAATTTCTTGGTGAGCCTTTAGCAGTTGTGTCATTATCAAATGAATCCAAAATACCATCTTTGTCTATGTCTGTAGAACCATCAAGAATACCATCATTATTTGCATCTATAACTTTTGGGGCATATATTAATTTGTTGTTGGCAATATCGTAGATTCCTGCACCACTTGATGTGATATCTAAATAATCGGGAGTTCCATCTCCATCTGTGTCTTTTGTAATTGCTTGATTTAGATTTCCGTATTGGTCGCTAAAAGAATTTCCGGCACCTAAACTCTTGTCAAATAAATCTAAAATACCATCTCCAATAAGCTCTGCAGTTCCATTACCATCAGTGTCTTTGGATCTGAAAGTTTCGGTGTCTGATCCATCTCCTAGACCATTGCCAGTGATGTCACCATCTCCATTGGTGAAAGTTGATACTCCCGTATTGTCTGGTCCTTCATCTACATCAAAGACACTGTCATTATCACTGTCTAAATCTAAATAATTAGGTACACCATCTCCATCAGAATCTATTGCTGCTAGTGCAGCTGAAGCTTCGGCACTATTATGAAGGCCATCTGCATCAGCATCTGTCCATGTTGCATCAATTTTTCCTCTGCCGTTGCTTAAGCTTCCTAATCCTGCTTCAACTACATCAGAAACACCATCATTATCACTGTCTAAATCAAATATATCGGCAACTCCATCATTGTCATAATCACATAGAGATTGTGTAATTAAGATGTCGTCAATAGCTAAGTCGTTTCCAGAACCACCAGGAGCATTGTTGATAAATACCACTTTGAATGAATTTACACTTAAGTTTAAAGAAGCAGTAAATTGCTTCCAGTCGGTAGAGGAAGGTGTAGTAGCAGATGGCGCAATATCACCAGTATTTATGGTTTGCAATACAACATCACTCATGTCTCTAAATTCTACTTTAATATTAGGTCTTGTTCTAGAACCAATGCCACTTGCATCGGCACGGTCTAAATTTATAACCCAAAAGCTGTAAGTAATGGGTACACCAGGTAAAGCACCTGTGATTGTGGCTGTGTAGAATGTACCTGCAGTTGCTGCAGCATTAAACATTGCCATTCTACCATTTGTATCTCCTGTTGTATGGTCTTCTCCAGTATACCATTGTCCTGCTGCCCATGTTGCAATTTGTGCACTTGGTCCTACTGTATATTCTCCGTCATCTAAATTAGTACTGGTTGTACTTGAACAAGTTGCTCCACTACCAGTACCGGCTTCATAGCAATAAGTGGTTTCTGCTGTATAGGTAGTATTAATAGTTACTCTGCTTGCTCCTGCTCCAAAGTCTTCATTCAAGAATTTATAATTGGCCTTGGTTCCATTGGCCAGATTACAATTTGTTTCTTCCGTAGTATCTGTTATTCCATCATTGTCATCATCTGTGTCAATATTGTCATTGATGCCATCACCATCACTGTCATAGAAGGTTTGGCTTCCTACACCTTGTATGTCAAAATTATAAGGATTTTCGTTAGCGTCATTATTTACAATAGTAATTGACGCTACTTTTGTCCCTATACTGCTTGGGTCAAATGTTATTGTAAAAGTTGTACTTGCTCCTGCTGCTACTGAAGCACTTGTTGATGTAGTATTGACTGAAAATTCGGCTGCACCAGTTCCAGATAATGTAATGGTTCCAATTGTTAAAGAACCAACTCCTGTATTTTGAATAGTATAGGTTTTAATTATTGATCCTATGGTGTAATCTTGTGATCCAAAATCAGTATAATCAGTTGTTGTTGGGGTTGTATCTCCATCAACAATTGTTGTCGAATTGGCTACAACATTTATCTCTTGCTCCGCACCTGTTCCTTGAATGTTAAAATTATAAGGGTTTTCGTTAGCATCATTATTTACGAAAGATATTGCAGCGGTTCTTACTCCCAGAGCACTAGGGTCAAAGATCACTGTAAAAGTAGTACTTCCTCCAGCTGCTACTGAAGCACTTGTTGATGTAGTGTCTAATGTGAAATCTGCAGCATGGGTTCCTGATAACGTAAAGGCACCAATTGTTAGAGTATCTCCTCCAGTATTTTGAATAGTATAGGTTATTGTTTTTGTTCCTGAAGTATAATTTACTTGATCAAAATCAGTATTATCAGTAAGGGCAGGGGTAGTGTCTCCATCGGCAATTGTTGTAGCATTTCCTAAAACATTTATTTCTTGTTCGGTTCCTGTTCCTTGTAGAGCAAAATTATATGGATTTTCATTTGGATCATTATTCACAATGGATATAGCGGCAGTTCTTATTCCTACAGCACTTGGATTGAATGTTACTGAAAAGGTTGTAGAACTACTTCCTCCTAATGAAGAAGCTGGAGCAGCCGTAAGGGTGAAATCAGCAGCATTAGTTCCTGAAAATGAAATGGCTCCAATTGTTATCAGACCACCACTGCCCGTGTTTTCAATGGTAAAAGTTTTTACAACAGTTCCTGAACTGACACCTGTTGAACCAAAATCAGTTCCTTTAGTTAAACTTGTGCCGGTGTCTCCATCTGAAATACTTGATCCATTGACTCCGACAACATTTATATCTGCGTTACCAGATAATGCTGTAAGGGTAAAGGTGTACGGATTTTCATTACTGTCATCATTTGGTATTGATATGATTACTGTTCTTAAACCAGTTGACGAAGGAGTGACTGTTACGACAAAAGTGGCACTTGCTCCAGCAGCTATTGCAGTTGAAGTAGGAACAGAAGCTGAAAAATTGGCTGAGTTGGTTCCGCTAAAAGTAATGGCTCCAGTAATATTTAATGTCGCCCCACCAGTATTTTGTATAGTGAATGTTCTCGTATATGAAACGCCACTGGTTACAGGTCCAAAATCAGTATAATCAGTAGTAGAAGTAGCACTATTACCGTTTGGGATTGAAGTTGGAGTTGAACCTCCTTGAATATTAATTTCTGCAGGACCTGTTGATCCCGTTCCTGTAAGGGCAAAATTATACGGATTTTCATCCCCATCATTGGTCACAATAGAAATAGTTGTAGGATGAGTTCCAGCAGCAGCTGGCGAATAGGTTACGGTAAATGTAGCACTACCACCACTAGTTATAGGGGAACTTGGAGATGTGTATGTGTAATTGGTAACATCGCCTAAAGTTATTGCACCAATAGTCAAATCAGCTCCTCCTATATTGTATATAGTGAATGTTCTTACTACTGGCGTAAGAACGGCTGTAGAACCAAAATCAGTATGATTGGCTAATGATGTTCCTGCAGCATTATCAACAATGTTAGCACCGTTTCCTTGAATGTTAATTTCAGGCACTGCTGTTCCTACTCCTGTAATATAAAAATTATATGGATTTTCGTCAGTGTCATTTGTTACGATAGATATAGTTGAATCTTTTGTCCCTCCAGTTGTAGGGTTGAAAGTAACTACAAAAGTGGTCGATCCTCCGCCAGCTACCGAGGCAGCTGGTAGAGTTGTAACAGTATAGTTTGTAGGATCTCCAAAAGTTATCGCTCCTATTGTTAAAGTGCCAGTACCTGTATTTTGTATGGTATAAGTGCGGGTTACGCCTGTTCCAGTATTGGTTGTGCCAAAATCAGTATGATTTGTTGTTGAAGCTGTTCCTGCTCCAGAGTTGTCAACTATATTCGTGCTGTTTCCTTGAATATTTATTTCTCCAGGTGTTGAATTATCTATTACTTGAATTTTAGCAATCTCCATAGTATTACTACAATACACATAAATAGTCCCTGCACCGCCTGTGTAGGTAGCCGTTAGAACATTCGTATATGGAGATGGACTAGCAGAGGTGTATGACGCTAAAACAGAAGTGCCATCAGAAATAGAAGCTGTACGGCCAGTTGAACTTGTTCGCACCCATATTTTTACAGTAGAAGCTCCTGTAACTGAAAAAGACACGGCACGGTTTGTCGGTAATGGTCCTGTTATACCCGCAAACGTCATAGCTCTTGTAGAAGTAAAACCATCACTATAAGTATATGCAGAAGCAGCAATAGCACCTACAGTAGACCCAGATGAAATTATATTCAAGCCAGTGCCTAAATAATTAGCAGTATTAGTGCTAACACCTGCTGTTGATGTCCAGACACCTGTATCGGAAAAATCCCAAGTTCTATTTTGAGCGTTTGTTAATGCTGTTGCTAATAGCATTAGTAATATCAATAAAAGTAATTTTTTTTTCATAATCGATATGCGTAAAAGATAATGAATTCGTATTTGGTTTACTTTCTTAAAATAAATTATGGAATGTGTTTTTATTTCATCTTGAAAACATTGTGCAATCGATTGCATAAAAATTGCAACTGTTACAAACTTAGAAAAAAATATTGTTTTAAATTGTTATTTTTGCATTATTTATCAACATTTTTTTTATATAATGCTTTTTTTCTTATAAAAACATGAAATGTAATCGGAAAAAGACGATTTTTTATGAGAATAAGTCAAGTGAATGTCATAAAAACATTAAATAATTCTCACAAAAGCTAGTTGTTTGACGCTAACTTTTTTAAAATCAGGCTATAAAGGATTAAGATTTTTTACTTACTCAATCGATGAAGGGTAAATGTCATAGCAGTAAGCAGGAAAAA is part of the Flavobacterium sangjuense genome and harbors:
- a CDS encoding choice-of-anchor D domain-containing protein → MKKKLLLLILLMLLATALTNAQNRTWDFSDTGVWTSTAGVSTNTANYLGTGLNIISSGSTVGAIAASAYTYSDGFTSTRAMTFAGITGPLPTNRAVSFSVTGASTVKIWVRTSSTGRTASISDGTSVLASYTSASPSPYTNVLTATYTGGAGTIYVYCSNTMEIAKIQVIDNSTPGEINIQGNSTNIVDNSGAGTASTTNHTDFGTTNTGTGVTRTYTIQNTGTGTLTIGAITFGDPTNYTVTTLPAASVAGGGSTTFVVTFNPTTGGTKDSTISIVTNDTDENPYNFYITGVGTAVPEINIQGNGANIVDNAAGTSLANHTDFGSTAVLTPVVRTFTIYNIGGADLTIGAITLGDVTNYTYTSPSSPITSGGSATFTVTYSPAAAGTHPTTISIVTNDGDENPYNFALTGTGSTGPAEINIQGGSTPTSIPNGNSATSTTDYTDFGPVTSGVSYTRTFTIQNTGGATLNITGAITFSGTNSANFSASVPTSTAIAAGASATFVVTVTPSSTGLRTVIISIPNDDSNENPYTFTLTALSGNADINVVGVNGSSISDGDTGTSLTKGTDFGSTGVSSGTVVKTFTIENTGSGGLITIGAISFSGTNAADFTLTAAPASSLGGSSSTTFSVTFNPSAVGIRTAAISIVNNDPNENPYNFALQGTGTEQEINVLGNATTIADGDTTPALTDNTDFDQVNYTSGTKTITYTIQNTGGDTLTIGAFTLSGTHAADFTLDTTSTSASVAAGGSTTFTVIFDPSALGVRTAAISFVNNDANENPYNFNIQGTGAEQEINVVANSTTIVDGDTTPTTTDYTDFGSQDYTIGSIIKTYTIQNTGVGSLTIGTITLSGTGAAEFSVNTTSTSASVAAGASTTFTITFDPSSIGTKVASITIVNNDANENPYNFDIQGVGSQTFYDSDGDGINDNIDTDDDNDGITDTTEETNCNLANGTKANYKFLNEDFGAGASRVTINTTYTAETTYCYEAGTGSGATCSSTTSTNLDDGEYTVGPSAQIATWAAGQWYTGEDHTTGDTNGRMAMFNAAATAGTFYTATITGALPGVPITYSFWVINLDRADASGIGSRTRPNIKVEFRDMSDVVLQTINTGDIAPSATTPSSTDWKQFTASLNLSVNSFKVVFINNAPGGSGNDLAIDDILITQSLCDYDNDGVADIFDLDSDNDGVSDVVEAGLGSLSNGRGKIDATWTDADADGLHNSAEASAALAAIDSDGDGVPNYLDLDSDNDSVFDVDEGPDNTGVSTFTNGDGDITGNGLGDGSDTETFRSKDTDGNGTAELIGDGILDLFDKSLGAGNSFSDQYGNLNQAITKDTDGDGTPDYLDITSSGAGIYDIANNKLIYAPKVIDANNDGILDGSTDIDKDGILDSFDNDTTAKGSPRNLNKSLFLDFDGRNDYAQDVAVLAGSAGSLMAWIDLNSAFSSTGFIVGQDSFNLKVNSSRIVQVTCNGTTISSPTALDMSRWYHVAATYSANNLNLYVNGVKVATSTTPTGAIVDASLLTIGRSPSTSTNFFKGKVDEVRVFNVRLTDDQVQRMVYQELGTNTNLTGAYITGKEIAQDLTTSTSGALTFTNLLRYYRMDAYKDDILDNLTTSSVIDVTGTKLYNHKNIYLQQAPMPFVTIADGDLATAVTDATKDIQGTDVNNYSTIVNVKHLNTTTVSRTDLGLIVDSGKSLTVNGDQALNNTWWLSLNGKIDLEGKSQLVQNSTSDLDVTSAGYIERDQQGQSNLYNYNYWSSPVSTINTTSNNNGYTVGGVMKDGTTSTPQNITWVSGYNGSPTTPITLSSYWIFKFQNSTNNYANWSQVGPNGTLLPGQGYTLKGCGSAAANQNYTFFGKPNNGTITSTVGPNNLNLCGNPYTSAIDADKFIDDNASSITGTLYLWEHYNTNTSHMTIQYQGGYATYTKTGGTPPVAPAGISGAGSSSKIPKRFIPVGQGFFVTGSASGGTITFNNGQRLFIKEDAVNSYTMFRMDRAGRDVVADPMHNNRPDPIEQEQFTKIRLGYTSKDNYHRQILLGFMNEHATSGYDAGYDGLSIETLTNDMYFINGTDKLNINGDGYFNPNNIYPLGVKNATAGTITIGLDSLENFNDRQEIYIYDSEDDTYNSIKSENFKVSLPVGTFENRFSLRFMQSPTSLSTLKDDTVNYGIVLTHSQADNMINIKNELEDTTVKSVALFNMVGQNIMNWTADKENQNSIQLSASGLSKGTYVVKVSTDKGIIAKKILIK